A genomic region of Cyprinus carpio isolate SPL01 chromosome B13, ASM1834038v1, whole genome shotgun sequence contains the following coding sequences:
- the LOC109059933 gene encoding calmodulin-1 gives MADQLTEEQIAEFKEAFSLFDKDGDGTITTKELGTVMRSLGQNPTEAELQDMINEVDADGNGTIDFPEFLTMMARKMKDTDSEEEIREAFRVFDKDGNGYISAAELRHVMTNLGEKLTDEEVDEMIREADIDGDGQVNYEEFVQMMTAK, from the exons ATG GCTGACCAGTTGACAGAAGAGCAGATTGCCG AATTCAAAGAGGCTTTCTCACTCTTTGACAAGGACGGCGATGGCACCATCACAACCAAAGAGCTGGGCACCGTCATGCGCTCGCTCGGACAGAACCCAACAGAGGCTGAGCTGCAAGACATGATCAATGAAGTGGATGCTGACG GAAATGGGACGATAGACTTCCCTGAGTTCCTGACCATGATGGCGAGGAAGATGAAGGACACAGACAGCGAGGAGGAGATCAGAGAAGCGTTCCGTGTCTTTGATAAG GATGGGAATGGTTACATCAGCGCAGCTGAACTGCGTCACGTCATGACCAACCTCGGAGAGAAGCTGACCGACGAAGAGGTTGATGAGATGATCAGAGAAGCAGACATTGACGGAGACGGACAGGTTAACTACGAAG AATTTGTACAGATGATGACGGCGAAATGA